Proteins encoded together in one Planctopirus ephydatiae window:
- the rpsQ gene encoding 30S ribosomal protein S17: MRKTVIGVVTGDKASKTRRVEVERIFKHPKYGKTVRRRTVCHAHDENNVSRLGDTVEIIESRPMSALKRWALVSVVKTALPTSSDAS, encoded by the coding sequence ATGCGTAAGACAGTCATTGGTGTTGTGACAGGCGATAAGGCGAGTAAAACACGCCGGGTGGAAGTTGAGAGAATTTTTAAGCATCCTAAGTATGGTAAGACAGTTCGTCGTCGAACTGTTTGTCATGCTCATGACGAGAATAATGTTTCACGTCTCGGGGATACAGTCGAGATCATTGAGAGCCGGCCCATGTCGGCCCTTAAAAGGTGGGCTCTGGTTTCGGTGGTCAAGACAGCATTGCCGACATCGAGCGATGCTTCCTGA
- the rplR gene encoding 50S ribosomal protein L18 gives MKRAAKQKERRGFRVQNRVRSSGRLRLTVFRSNKHIYAQIVDDVAGQTLVSASTVEKSVLPEGHGSDCAAAVAVGKALATRAKEKGIVEIAFDRGSYRYHGRLAALADAAREAGLSF, from the coding sequence ATCAAGAGAGCTGCCAAGCAAAAGGAGCGACGTGGATTCCGCGTGCAGAATCGTGTGCGGTCTTCAGGACGTCTCCGGTTGACGGTTTTTCGCAGCAACAAGCATATTTACGCTCAGATCGTGGATGATGTCGCAGGCCAGACGCTTGTCTCTGCCTCGACAGTCGAGAAGTCAGTTCTGCCTGAGGGTCATGGTAGCGACTGTGCCGCTGCGGTGGCTGTAGGGAAGGCCCTCGCGACACGTGCTAAGGAAAAAGGAATCGTTGAGATTGCCTTTGACCGTGGCAGTTATCGTTATCATGGTCGTCTGGCTGCATTGGCCGATGCTGCACGTGAAGCTGGACTGTCGTTTTAG
- the rplC gene encoding 50S ribosomal protein L3, which yields MSCGLLGRKVGMTQVFTPQGEAIPVTVIECGPCVVLQIRTVERDGYSAIQLGFSDKPRRLASRSERGHVAAIDSKRRKSLAAAGVAVAEKADCEPKRFVREFRVTPEEASAFTVGQVLTVSQIFGEVKHVDVVGTSKGRGFAGVMKRHNFHGTCASHGVKKVHRSGGSTGQSTDPGKVFKGTKMPGHYGDAQVTVRRLQVVRADDENNVLLVRGAVPGYSGGFVRVRKTNCK from the coding sequence ATGTCGTGCGGATTGTTAGGTCGCAAAGTCGGTATGACTCAGGTCTTCACTCCTCAGGGTGAGGCGATTCCTGTGACCGTCATTGAGTGTGGCCCCTGTGTTGTGCTCCAGATTCGCACTGTTGAGCGTGATGGCTACTCAGCAATTCAGTTGGGTTTTTCTGATAAGCCCCGTCGTCTGGCGTCTCGCTCGGAGCGAGGGCATGTGGCTGCCATTGATAGCAAGAGGCGAAAGTCGCTTGCTGCCGCTGGTGTGGCAGTTGCTGAAAAGGCGGATTGCGAACCCAAGCGATTTGTTCGAGAATTTCGCGTCACTCCCGAAGAGGCTTCTGCTTTTACTGTTGGTCAGGTGCTGACGGTTTCCCAGATCTTTGGTGAGGTGAAGCACGTTGATGTGGTCGGGACCTCGAAGGGTCGCGGGTTTGCCGGGGTCATGAAGCGGCATAACTTCCATGGTACCTGTGCGAGCCATGGTGTTAAGAAGGTGCATCGCTCTGGCGGGTCAACTGGTCAGAGCACGGATCCGGGTAAAGTCTTCAAGGGGACGAAGATGCCCGGGCATTACGGCGATGCACAGGTCACTGTCCGTCGGCTCCAGGTTGTGAGAGCTGATGATGAAAATAACGTGTTGCTGGTACGCGGCGCGGTTCCTGGTTATAGCGGCGGGTTTGTGCGAGTGCGGAAGACGAACTGTAAGTAG
- the rpsS gene encoding 30S ribosomal protein S19, with protein MSRSSKKGPYVDEKLLKKIEKLVVAGKKEPIKTWARRSTISPEFVGHTFLVHNGKQHLSVYVTEEMVGHKLGEFSLTRIFRGHGGKGNK; from the coding sequence ATGAGTCGTTCATCGAAAAAGGGCCCGTACGTCGATGAAAAGCTTCTCAAGAAGATTGAGAAACTGGTCGTCGCCGGCAAGAAAGAACCCATTAAGACTTGGGCTCGTCGCTCCACAATCAGCCCTGAGTTTGTGGGACACACCTTTCTTGTTCACAACGGGAAGCAACATCTTTCGGTCTATGTGACAGAAGAGATGGTCGGTCATAAACTAGGTGAATTCTCCTTGACTCGTATCTTCCGTGGTCATGGTGGTAAAGGTAACAAGTAG
- the rpsC gene encoding 30S ribosomal protein S3 has translation MGQKVRPTGFRVGIVEDWRSRWYATKKEFGDLLIEDHKIRRFIKTKYEFAGIPRIEIERTRDQVIVHLHTARPGIIIGKKGQEVDRLKAELEDLTGRRMELKIVEIHQPHRSAVLVAEDIAQQLVKRGSFRRVMKRSLDQVMESGVEGIKIEMNGRLGGAEMSRTEKAIRGSIPLSTLQKHIDYGLAVAKTTMGVIGVKVWIDLGEYRNEEESYGADAQAGQAPQRAKRSRKR, from the coding sequence ATGGGTCAGAAGGTTCGGCCAACAGGCTTTCGAGTGGGGATCGTCGAAGACTGGCGAAGTCGTTGGTACGCGACCAAGAAGGAATTTGGTGATCTGCTCATCGAGGATCATAAGATCCGTCGTTTCATCAAGACAAAGTATGAGTTTGCCGGAATTCCAAGGATCGAGATCGAACGAACCCGTGACCAGGTGATTGTTCACCTCCATACGGCTCGCCCGGGTATCATCATTGGTAAGAAGGGTCAGGAAGTTGATCGTTTGAAGGCTGAACTTGAGGACCTGACCGGTCGTCGGATGGAGCTAAAGATTGTCGAAATTCATCAGCCGCATCGCAGTGCGGTTCTGGTGGCTGAAGATATTGCACAGCAGCTTGTGAAGCGTGGTAGTTTTCGTCGCGTGATGAAGCGATCACTGGATCAGGTTATGGAGTCAGGTGTTGAGGGGATTAAGATCGAGATGAATGGTCGTCTTGGCGGGGCTGAAATGTCCCGTACCGAGAAGGCGATCCGAGGCTCGATCCCTCTTTCAACTCTGCAGAAGCACATTGATTATGGTTTAGCAGTAGCGAAAACCACGATGGGTGTGATTGGCGTTAAGGTGTGGATCGACTTGGGCGAATATCGTAACGAGGAAGAGAGCTATGGCGCTGATGCCCAAGCGGGTCAAGCACCGCAAAGAGCAAAGAGGTCGCGTAAAAGGTAA
- a CDS encoding type Z 30S ribosomal protein S14: MATSAHVAKAKRTPKFSTRSENRCQLCGRPRAVYRKFKICRICFRNLALDGLIPGCKKASW, encoded by the coding sequence ATGGCCACATCAGCACACGTTGCAAAGGCAAAGCGAACCCCTAAGTTCTCGACGCGAAGTGAAAACCGCTGTCAGCTTTGTGGTCGTCCCCGAGCAGTTTATCGTAAGTTTAAGATCTGCCGTATTTGTTTCCGAAATCTGGCACTCGATGGTTTGATTCCCGGCTGCAAAAAGGCGAGCTGGTAA
- the rpsJ gene encoding 30S ribosomal protein S10 — MVGQKQEKIRIRMEAYDHSVLDLSASEIVDTAKRTGAIVHGPIPLPTRIERYTVLRSPHIDRKSREQFEIRTHKRLIDIIQPTGKTIDALNKLSLPAGVDVKIKATAS; from the coding sequence GTGGTTGGTCAGAAGCAGGAAAAGATTCGTATCCGAATGGAAGCCTACGATCATTCGGTTCTCGATCTGTCGGCAAGCGAAATCGTGGATACCGCAAAGCGAACCGGAGCCATTGTTCATGGGCCGATTCCGCTTCCAACTCGAATTGAGCGGTACACTGTGTTGCGGTCTCCGCACATTGACCGTAAGTCTCGAGAGCAGTTCGAGATTCGTACACACAAGCGATTGATTGATATTATACAGCCGACCGGCAAGACGATTGATGCGCTTAATAAGCTGTCTCTCCCTGCTGGTGTGGATGTGAAGATTAAAGCGACAGCCAGTTAG
- the fusA gene encoding elongation factor G encodes MIRDISSIRNIGIIAHIDAGKTTTTERILFYAGEIHNPGNVDDGNTVTDFDPEEAQRGITIYSAAISCSWRDCSINIIDTPGHVDFTAEVQRSLRVLDGGVVVFSAVEGVEAQSETVWRQADGFKVPRICFINKLDRIGANFERVVGQITERLQGVPLVLSIPIGSGPATNSDGFTGIVDLLRMEAVYFDKESKGREIRREPIPASCQDVADDYRVQLIESVAMLDEAVFAVYDETGDIPLADLNRLIREGTITGQFQPLLCGASLDYIGVQPILDAVVDYLPSPLDVPPVEGRHPKKENIEVRKPNENEPFAGLVFKVQVDEHSELYFVRVYSGVLKSRSRMLNPRTGEKELISQLWKMQADSRVKLDEAGAGDIVGVVGPKSSVTGDTLCEANQPILLESITFPETVISMAIEPETSADRKKLEETLKLLAKQDPTFRAKISEETGQTIVSGMGELHLEIISKRMERDFHLKMRIHKPRVTYRETICKAVEFEEVFERQAGATSLYALIKLRAEPLEGAQSVVVENKMKPGAFPADLTQILIQAMNDESKSGGTVGYPLMNMKLQVLGAGFREGETNEIAVRAAAASAVRRVLDEAGVMLLEPVMKLEVVTPNDFVGNVTADLNSRRASILNTGLRGNLVVIEAEVPLSGMFGYSTQVRSLSQGRASYSMEPLRFAPAPDSVLKTMLGE; translated from the coding sequence ATGATTCGCGACATTTCATCGATTCGCAACATTGGCATTATTGCTCATATCGATGCGGGCAAAACGACCACCACCGAGCGAATCCTGTTCTATGCGGGCGAAATTCATAATCCCGGGAATGTGGATGATGGAAATACCGTTACGGACTTCGATCCCGAGGAAGCTCAGCGGGGGATCACGATCTATTCGGCAGCCATCAGCTGCTCATGGCGTGATTGTTCCATCAATATCATCGATACTCCCGGGCATGTGGACTTTACTGCGGAAGTCCAGCGCAGCCTGCGGGTCCTTGATGGTGGCGTGGTCGTCTTCAGTGCGGTGGAAGGTGTCGAGGCTCAAAGCGAGACAGTCTGGCGCCAAGCGGATGGATTTAAGGTTCCGCGCATCTGTTTCATAAATAAGCTGGATCGGATCGGGGCTAATTTCGAGCGTGTAGTTGGTCAGATCACCGAGCGATTGCAGGGCGTTCCACTGGTGCTCTCGATTCCTATCGGGAGTGGGCCAGCCACGAATTCTGACGGATTCACGGGGATTGTGGATTTATTACGAATGGAGGCTGTCTACTTTGATAAAGAGTCGAAGGGGAGGGAGATTCGGCGTGAGCCGATCCCTGCCTCCTGCCAGGATGTGGCGGATGATTATCGAGTTCAGCTCATCGAGAGTGTCGCCATGCTCGATGAGGCCGTTTTTGCGGTGTATGACGAAACCGGGGATATTCCACTGGCCGATTTGAATCGCCTGATTCGTGAGGGAACGATCACGGGTCAGTTTCAACCTCTATTGTGCGGGGCTTCACTGGACTACATCGGCGTGCAGCCGATTCTGGATGCTGTGGTGGATTATCTGCCCAGTCCACTAGATGTCCCGCCCGTGGAAGGTCGGCATCCGAAAAAAGAAAACATTGAAGTTCGCAAGCCGAATGAAAATGAACCTTTCGCTGGCTTGGTCTTCAAAGTCCAGGTCGACGAGCATTCGGAGTTGTACTTCGTACGGGTCTATTCGGGAGTGTTGAAGAGTCGCTCACGAATGCTGAATCCTCGTACTGGCGAAAAAGAGCTGATCAGTCAATTGTGGAAAATGCAGGCTGATTCCCGGGTGAAGCTCGATGAGGCGGGCGCCGGCGATATCGTGGGGGTCGTGGGCCCCAAGAGTTCTGTAACAGGCGACACGCTGTGTGAAGCGAATCAGCCGATTCTTCTGGAATCAATCACATTCCCTGAGACCGTGATTTCGATGGCCATTGAGCCTGAGACGAGTGCAGATCGCAAAAAACTCGAAGAAACGCTCAAGCTGCTGGCCAAACAGGATCCCACATTCCGTGCGAAAATCAGTGAAGAGACAGGCCAGACAATTGTGAGTGGCATGGGGGAATTGCACCTCGAAATTATCAGCAAGCGGATGGAGCGTGACTTTCATCTGAAAATGAGAATTCATAAGCCTCGGGTGACCTATCGCGAAACGATCTGTAAAGCAGTGGAGTTTGAAGAAGTCTTTGAGCGGCAGGCGGGGGCGACCTCGCTCTATGCGCTGATCAAACTACGGGCTGAGCCTCTGGAGGGTGCTCAATCGGTCGTGGTTGAGAACAAAATGAAACCAGGGGCATTCCCGGCCGATCTGACTCAGATTTTGATCCAGGCCATGAATGACGAATCCAAAAGTGGAGGAACCGTCGGTTATCCACTGATGAATATGAAGCTGCAGGTGCTGGGAGCCGGTTTTCGCGAAGGGGAAACCAACGAAATTGCAGTCCGGGCTGCAGCGGCCAGTGCCGTGAGAAGAGTTCTTGATGAGGCGGGGGTGATGCTTCTGGAGCCTGTGATGAAACTGGAAGTCGTTACGCCCAATGACTTTGTCGGGAATGTCACAGCCGATTTAAACTCCCGGCGTGCTTCAATTCTGAATACCGGGCTCAGAGGCAATCTCGTTGTTATTGAGGCGGAGGTTCCGCTCTCCGGGATGTTTGGCTATTCGACTCAGGTGCGAAGTCTTTCGCAGGGGCGAGCCTCCTATTCCATGGAGCCACTGCGATTTGCGCCAGCCCCTGATTCCGTCCTCAAAACGATGCTGGGTGAATGA
- the rplP gene encoding 50S ribosomal protein L16 translates to MALMPKRVKHRKEQRGRVKGNATRGIQVSFGDWGLQVLEPGHIRGTTIEACRIAATQYVRGEGKLYIRIFPNKPVTARPLETRMGTGKGEPDHWVAVVRPGKILFELAGVSEEAARECFARVAYKLPLKVRLVGRTIKV, encoded by the coding sequence ATGGCGCTGATGCCCAAGCGGGTCAAGCACCGCAAAGAGCAAAGAGGTCGCGTAAAAGGTAATGCGACTCGTGGTATCCAGGTGTCGTTCGGCGACTGGGGTTTGCAGGTTCTTGAGCCTGGGCACATTCGTGGGACAACCATCGAGGCCTGTCGTATTGCTGCTACGCAGTATGTTCGTGGTGAAGGCAAGCTTTACATACGAATTTTCCCTAATAAGCCTGTGACTGCGCGTCCTTTGGAGACTCGTATGGGTACAGGTAAGGGTGAACCAGACCACTGGGTGGCTGTGGTTCGACCTGGGAAAATTTTGTTTGAGCTGGCTGGTGTTTCTGAGGAGGCTGCTCGTGAGTGTTTTGCTCGCGTAGCTTACAAGCTTCCGTTAAAGGTCAGGCTGGTCGGACGCACGATTAAGGTTTGA
- the rplW gene encoding 50S ribosomal protein L23, with protein MAIVPKSGVVLESYQVILKPLITEKGTYLSSKRNAYTFQVNPLATKFDIKKAVEELFSVKVEKVRTQNRVGKPRRHRMKLGYTSAWKKAIVTLNNDDRIAFF; from the coding sequence ATGGCCATTGTTCCTAAGTCTGGCGTAGTGCTCGAATCCTATCAGGTGATCCTCAAGCCTCTCATTACGGAAAAGGGGACTTACCTTTCGTCTAAGCGTAATGCCTATACGTTCCAGGTGAATCCTCTGGCGACAAAATTTGATATCAAGAAGGCTGTTGAAGAGCTTTTTTCAGTCAAGGTTGAGAAGGTTAGAACTCAGAATCGAGTTGGTAAGCCACGTCGCCATCGTATGAAGCTGGGTTATACATCGGCTTGGAAGAAGGCAATTGTGACTCTCAACAATGACGACCGCATTGCTTTCTTTTAG
- the rplB gene encoding 50S ribosomal protein L2: MGVRFYKPTSAGRRGGMVSDFSEITDRKKKPEKSLVVPYKKTGGRNFQGKITSRHIGGGHKKMYRLIDFKRNKDNVTGVVTHIEYDPNRTCRIALVQYEDGEKRYILAPEGLAAGSKIMSANDGLEPIVGNCMPLEKIPTGTSVHNIELQPGRGGQLCRSAGVSAVVNARESGWAQITLPSGEVRRVPSSCRATIGVLGNGEHMNIVIGKAGRVRWMGKRPYVRGSAMNPIAHPMGGGEGRRSGGRHPVSPTGKLAKGGRTRNPRKTSRNAIVRRRKSVRYGQLKL; the protein is encoded by the coding sequence ATGGGTGTCCGTTTCTACAAGCCCACAAGTGCCGGTCGCCGTGGTGGCATGGTCAGTGACTTCTCCGAAATCACTGACCGTAAGAAGAAGCCTGAGAAGTCTCTTGTAGTTCCGTACAAGAAGACCGGTGGTCGCAACTTCCAGGGCAAGATCACCAGTCGTCATATCGGTGGCGGCCATAAAAAGATGTACCGCCTGATTGATTTCAAGCGCAATAAGGACAACGTCACGGGAGTCGTGACACACATCGAATACGATCCTAACCGGACATGTCGTATTGCTCTCGTGCAGTATGAAGATGGCGAAAAGCGATACATCCTCGCTCCTGAAGGTTTGGCTGCCGGCTCTAAGATTATGAGTGCCAACGATGGCCTGGAGCCGATTGTTGGCAACTGCATGCCCCTGGAAAAGATCCCCACAGGAACTTCAGTACATAATATCGAATTGCAACCTGGTCGTGGCGGACAGCTTTGTCGCAGTGCGGGTGTTTCCGCAGTTGTGAATGCTCGTGAGTCAGGTTGGGCTCAGATTACGTTACCGTCGGGTGAAGTGCGGCGAGTGCCATCATCATGCAGAGCCACCATTGGTGTGCTGGGCAATGGTGAGCACATGAATATCGTTATCGGGAAAGCCGGCCGTGTTCGCTGGATGGGTAAGCGTCCATATGTTCGTGGCAGTGCCATGAATCCGATTGCTCACCCGATGGGTGGTGGTGAAGGTCGTCGTTCTGGCGGTCGTCACCCAGTCAGTCCGACTGGAAAATTGGCGAAGGGTGGACGGACTCGTAATCCTCGTAAGACAAGCCGTAACGCAATTGTTCGGCGTCGTAAGTCAGTGCGTTATGGCCAGTTGAAGCTCTGA
- the rplD gene encoding 50S ribosomal protein L4, with protein sequence MISLPIHTSTGEATGRNYEFDPAELADSINKQLLHDAVVMYQANLRQGTFKSKSRAEIAGSKQKLFKQKGTGRARQGNKRQPVRRGGGHAFAKRPTDFSYRLPRKALQLATRMALLGKFQDNEVTIIESLSLEAPKTKIVATLLNKLGLESKSCLISIPTHDSNVWKSARNIPKVGVSPAAGLNAYQLLLRKQLVVTTGALDMLRRPAQ encoded by the coding sequence ATGATCAGTCTTCCAATTCATACATCGACGGGTGAGGCGACGGGTCGCAACTACGAGTTTGATCCAGCGGAGCTGGCAGATAGTATCAATAAGCAGTTGCTGCATGATGCTGTCGTGATGTATCAGGCCAATCTACGACAAGGGACCTTTAAGTCAAAGAGCCGTGCTGAGATCGCGGGAAGTAAGCAGAAATTGTTCAAACAGAAGGGGACAGGCCGTGCCCGCCAGGGGAATAAGCGGCAGCCAGTCCGTCGTGGCGGTGGACATGCCTTCGCTAAGCGTCCTACAGATTTCAGCTATCGATTGCCTCGTAAGGCTTTGCAGTTGGCGACCCGCATGGCGTTGCTCGGTAAGTTTCAGGATAACGAAGTTACGATTATCGAATCACTCTCACTTGAGGCTCCCAAGACTAAGATCGTGGCGACTTTGCTGAATAAGCTGGGCCTGGAGTCGAAGAGTTGTCTCATCAGTATTCCCACGCACGACTCGAATGTCTGGAAGTCGGCCCGCAATATTCCCAAGGTTGGTGTTTCACCAGCTGCTGGGCTTAATGCTTATCAGTTGCTGCTCCGTAAGCAGCTGGTAGTCACAACTGGTGCGTTGGACATGCTGAGAAGGCCAGCACAATAG
- the rplE gene encoding 50S ribosomal protein L5, with protein MARLMERYRSEILPSLKSELGRENELSLPKLTKVVVSMGLGKAIGERKRLEEAAQHLASITGQKPLITKSRKAVSGFRLREGMEIGCMVTLRGRRMYEFLDRLISLALPRVRDFRGVNPNGFDGHGNYSMGLTEQLVFPEVNPDKVNFVQGMNITMVTTARNNDEGRLLLKKLGIPFRKD; from the coding sequence ATGGCACGGTTGATGGAACGGTATCGTTCTGAGATTCTTCCCTCTCTCAAGTCAGAGTTGGGTCGTGAGAACGAACTGTCTTTGCCAAAATTAACCAAAGTCGTTGTCAGCATGGGCTTGGGTAAGGCCATCGGTGAACGAAAACGACTGGAAGAGGCAGCACAGCACCTTGCATCGATCACTGGCCAGAAGCCATTGATTACGAAGTCTCGTAAAGCCGTTTCGGGTTTCCGTCTTCGTGAAGGAATGGAAATTGGTTGTATGGTGACTTTGCGTGGTCGCCGCATGTACGAGTTTCTGGATCGTCTGATTTCTCTTGCCCTCCCCAGGGTGCGAGACTTTCGTGGCGTGAATCCTAATGGATTCGATGGTCACGGTAATTACAGCATGGGGCTCACTGAGCAGCTGGTTTTTCCTGAAGTGAATCCAGATAAGGTGAACTTCGTCCAGGGTATGAACATTACCATGGTGACCACCGCTCGTAACAATGATGAAGGAAGGCTCCTGCTTAAAAAGCTGGGTATTCCATTCCGCAAAGATTAG
- the rplN gene encoding 50S ribosomal protein L14: MIQMQTMLDVADNTGAKTARCIKVLGSSRKRTATLGDVIVLAVQKALPGSSVKSGSVVKGVVVRVRQPSRRVDGSYVRFDSNAVVIVDNDGNPKGSRIFGAVARELREKRYMKIISLASEVV; the protein is encoded by the coding sequence ATGATTCAAATGCAGACTATGCTGGATGTTGCTGACAACACCGGTGCAAAAACTGCACGCTGCATTAAAGTTCTAGGCAGCTCACGAAAACGAACTGCCACCTTGGGTGATGTGATTGTCCTGGCGGTCCAGAAGGCGTTGCCAGGATCCTCTGTCAAGTCGGGCAGTGTCGTTAAGGGTGTGGTCGTCAGAGTTCGTCAGCCCTCTCGTCGAGTTGACGGCAGCTATGTGCGGTTCGACTCGAATGCTGTCGTGATTGTCGATAATGATGGAAATCCTAAGGGCTCACGCATTTTTGGTGCGGTGGCCCGTGAGCTTCGTGAGAAGCGATATATGAAGATTATCAGTCTTGCGTCGGAGGTGGTTTAA
- the rpmC gene encoding 50S ribosomal protein L29, producing MTIARNLREMSAEQLQFQLDEAQKALFDLRCKAASEKLETPSLVRRARREIARIKTVLRLQELAKV from the coding sequence ATGACAATTGCCCGTAACCTTCGTGAGATGTCTGCTGAACAATTGCAGTTTCAGTTGGATGAAGCGCAGAAGGCATTGTTTGATCTGCGTTGCAAGGCAGCTTCAGAGAAGTTGGAGACTCCCAGTCTTGTTCGTCGAGCGCGACGGGAGATTGCTCGTATTAAGACGGTTCTGCGTCTTCAGGAACTGGCAAAGGTCTAA
- the rpsH gene encoding 30S ribosomal protein S8 gives MMTDPVADMLTRIRNAVACERPFVDIPYSREKTAIAAVLQREGYVWESEVIEGQPRSTLRISLKYGPSGERVVQQIKRISKPGCRVYAGVDDLPNVLQGLGIAIVSTSKGVLSNREARKQRLGGEVICTVW, from the coding sequence ATGATGACCGATCCTGTGGCTGACATGTTGACCCGAATCCGCAATGCCGTGGCTTGCGAGCGCCCTTTCGTGGATATTCCTTATTCACGTGAAAAGACTGCTATCGCTGCTGTGTTGCAGCGTGAGGGGTATGTTTGGGAGTCGGAAGTTATTGAAGGGCAGCCCCGTTCGACATTGAGGATCAGTCTGAAGTACGGTCCAAGTGGTGAGCGGGTTGTTCAGCAGATCAAACGAATCAGCAAGCCAGGTTGCCGAGTTTATGCCGGTGTTGATGATCTTCCCAATGTTCTTCAGGGCTTGGGTATTGCGATTGTTTCCACAAGTAAGGGTGTGCTGAGTAATCGCGAGGCACGTAAACAGCGACTTGGTGGTGAGGTCATTTGCACAGTCTGGTAG
- the rplF gene encoding 50S ribosomal protein L6, with translation MSRIGKKPVAIPAGVTVQVAGDKLSVKGKVGELSLTVHPKITIRVDAGQVLVERPDDTRESRALHGLTRALVNNMVVGVDKPWEKKLEIQGVGYQAALSGKTLTLQVGFANAIKLDVPTGVSCVLADPTHITVSGADRQAVGQFAANIRRVRPPEPYKGKGVRYSNERVRRKSGKAMS, from the coding sequence ATGTCTCGTATCGGTAAAAAGCCAGTTGCTATTCCCGCTGGGGTTACAGTCCAGGTTGCCGGTGATAAGCTTTCAGTCAAGGGGAAGGTTGGCGAACTTTCGCTTACCGTCCATCCTAAGATCACTATTCGCGTCGACGCAGGTCAGGTTCTTGTCGAGCGTCCTGATGATACTCGTGAGAGTCGCGCACTTCATGGTCTGACGAGAGCTCTCGTAAACAACATGGTTGTTGGCGTGGATAAGCCCTGGGAAAAGAAACTCGAGATTCAGGGAGTGGGTTACCAGGCTGCACTGTCTGGTAAGACTCTGACACTTCAGGTCGGTTTCGCTAATGCCATCAAGTTGGATGTCCCAACGGGCGTCTCTTGCGTGCTGGCTGATCCTACTCATATTACTGTGAGTGGTGCTGATCGGCAGGCGGTCGGTCAGTTTGCCGCCAACATTCGACGAGTCAGGCCTCCTGAGCCTTACAAAGGCAAAGGGGTTCGATACTCCAACGAACGAGTACGCCGTAAGAGTGGTAAGGCCATGAGTTAG
- the rplV gene encoding 50S ribosomal protein L22: MRYQAVHKFARIAPTKVRHLADLIRGQVAGQGLTTLRYMPHRGARMLEKVLRSAIANAEDRDERFPESLRIIECKVDGGPMFKRIQPHARGMGFVIRKRFSHITIAIGSIESPVAGQ; this comes from the coding sequence ATGCGTTACCAGGCTGTTCACAAATTCGCTCGTATTGCACCAACCAAGGTTCGTCATCTGGCGGATCTGATCCGTGGGCAGGTTGCTGGTCAGGGCTTAACAACCCTCAGGTATATGCCTCATCGTGGTGCGAGAATGCTCGAGAAGGTCTTGAGGAGTGCTATCGCCAACGCTGAAGACCGCGACGAAAGGTTTCCCGAGTCGCTCAGGATCATTGAGTGCAAGGTGGATGGTGGTCCGATGTTTAAGCGGATTCAGCCTCACGCTCGTGGAATGGGTTTTGTTATTCGCAAGCGTTTCTCTCATATCACGATCGCTATTGGATCGATTGAAAGTCCAGTCGCTGGTCAGTAG
- the rplX gene encoding 50S ribosomal protein L24 yields the protein MRIRKGDMVVVLTGDDASSVPRKVLSVVQSGDKVVVEGVNRVFKHVRRGHPKSQQGGRLSREMPVSSSNVAYFCSACGKATRIGMRLLADGRKERFCKKCDASIGVISPAPKSASVPG from the coding sequence ATGCGAATTCGCAAGGGTGACATGGTTGTGGTTCTGACGGGCGATGATGCGAGTTCAGTACCTCGCAAAGTTCTCTCGGTCGTTCAATCCGGCGACAAAGTTGTTGTTGAGGGCGTCAATCGTGTGTTCAAGCACGTGCGCCGCGGACATCCCAAGAGTCAGCAGGGTGGGCGTTTGTCGCGGGAGATGCCAGTTTCATCTTCCAATGTCGCTTACTTCTGCAGTGCCTGTGGCAAGGCAACTCGCATTGGAATGCGTTTGCTGGCAGACGGCCGAAAAGAGCGTTTTTGCAAGAAGTGTGATGCGTCGATTGGTGTAATCAGTCCTGCTCCGAAAAGTGCATCGGTCCCTGGTTAA